One region of Drosophila kikkawai strain 14028-0561.14 chromosome 2R, DkikHiC1v2, whole genome shotgun sequence genomic DNA includes:
- the LOC108072998 gene encoding uncharacterized protein CG5098 isoform X3, with the protein MNPLLAPPYSGTLPFDSMDLSLQSARSAAQPLAKQPPSQQQQQSLMHAPNYPSIQNLTTNASPNSAQHQQQQQGHLAAMAAAHASLLQSSGSTSMSNGGVCESLLPPPPPTSSASGNSSNHAGSNSSSSSGSNNNIPSPQYMHSRDENFKLAQLKRSFDHEHLSGKALQKDKDCGGYPGAGTASKLPTHSVQQQQHANKKPSPLRNYHQQQPPYNLTPKYNGPQTPPTPQSPLAAPPPAMDYNQLHLHQHHHQLNSSGGGNGSYHNLQSDQHLHYHNQHVASQGTAQPPPLLPPHLASAQFHDAPPQLPSQQQQQTHHSRNAHLTNLETLGVKHKPEAEEPTPVITDLSYRNPEADKPTANSLPDAPESPYLTTSNEESLESNSNSSNSRKRRKRKSSMVMRVTPNENAPEGSNTKQQQQQPLVHQGNSCSPKRSPKNGGGDFQPFSMQGQTSNEKTPQENGRGSGSPAPAENSSSNSSTLYHDNDNPKTKKQRQALLQRNLTEQQQQQQQHRQQQEDEPTKKPTPPSMPPPSPQSNSSSSSSSSSSANSHSSRSSQASQDNRKEPKAEGHSQNKTTTDTPASPALVEQGDIDAKPAVSVHECDEEEEPAEPNKKSPAPAAVPPIIEPDVTKKPSPSEPCPFGEVEDKLEEMFAGIEEESETICTPEKQTDETVNHDLSAQLALDSAKPDEAPAEKVEASTAAAAAPPEIRPMATKAAMKSTMPSPVHSPAPQARSSTSTPLTVAEESKDNTPAAAPPTKAPPSRRLPPRRLSMGMDASLLRFMIDDSPPAKKPGRKKKAVLDDEEDDDKPSTSAAAAAALAARQLSEAAAAPKGKAAGGAKKKNAAGKGKKGAAAATKANAKNAKQNGKKSGKKPAITTDEDSTPAPTNGGGGSASGPAELRFKSPFILIKPDGSVSIKNTHSAEDVNEKQTKVKKAPHERKNLRGMHSSTLSNRYDADTTDSTWICVFCKRGPHKLGLGDLFGPYLVTSDCEEYRAALQAPGVQDVDGLFVSKRRREDMVKMQERNLPVVPATLGHIMQAPKISMVRKRKQTHDSTMSYSDDPNDSRSLCSSVDPLDCSHESKFVETFRGMGKTSEHGYEVWLHEDCAVWSNDIQLIGAHVNGLDAAVWDSTRYQCVLCQQTGASVCCFQRSCKAAAHVPCARSANWSLREEDRKVYCQLHSDNPESGATEPLKMEPLMPAVTAPAPAPAPPPAFNVHSLP; encoded by the exons ATGAATCCTTTGCTGGCACCGCCTTACTCAGGAACATTGCCTTTCGACTCCATGGACCTGTCATTGCAGTCCGCCCGCAGTGCGGCCCAACCGCTGGCCAAGCAGCCgcccagccagcagcagcagcaatcgctGATGCATGCCCCCAATTATCCATCAAT TCAAAATCTCACAACCAACGCCTCGCCCAACAGCgcacagcatcagcagcagcaacagggtCACCTGGCAGCCATGGCTGCTGCCCATGCCAGTCTTCTGCAGTCGAGTGGATCCACTAGCATGAGCAATGGAGGCGTTTGCGAGTCCCTgctgccgccaccgccgcctaCAAGTAGTGCCTCGGGAAATAGCAGCAATCATGCggggagcaacagcagcagcagcagtgggagcaacaacaacatacCCAGCCCGCAGTATATGCATTCTCGCGATGAAAACTTCAAGCTGGCACAGCTAAAGCGCAGCTTTGACCACGAACACCTCTCGGGAAAGGCTCTGCAGAAGGACAAGGACTGCGGAGGCTACCCTGGAGCGGGAACAGCCAGCAAACTGCCCACGCACAGtgtacagcagcagcaacatgccAATAAGAAAC CCTCACCCCTACGCAActatcaccagcagcagccgccctACAACCTCACACCCAAATACAATGGACCACAGACGCCGCCCACTCCTCAATCGCCTCTGGCTGCCCCGCCGCCCGCCATGGACTACAATCAGCTGCATctgcatcagcatcatcaccAACTCAACAGCTCGGGCGGAGGCAATGGCAGCTATCATAACCTGCAGTCGGATCAACACTTGCACTACCACAATCAGCATGTGGCCAGCCAAGGAACAGCTCAGCCACCGCCACTCCTGCCACCGCACTTGGCCAGCGCCCAGTTCCATGATGCCCCGCCACAGCTGccaagccagcagcagcagcagacgcaTCATTCCCGCAATGCTCACCTCACGAATCTCGAAACCTTGGGTGTCAAGCACAAGCCAGAGGCCGAGGAGCCCACGCCTGTCATCACCGATCTGTCGTACCGGAATCCCGAGGCAGATAAGCCCACAGCCAACTCATTGCCAGATGCCCCGGAGTCGCCCTACCTGACCACCTCGAATGAGGAGTCCTTGGAGTCCAATAGCAACAGTAGCAATAGTCGAAAGCGGCGCAAAAGGAAATCCAGCATGGTCATGCGGGTGACGCCAAACGAAAATGCACCCGAAGGAAGCAAcaccaagcagcagcagcagcagcctctgGTTCACCAGGGCAATAGCTGTAGTCCCAAAAGGTCACCCAAGAACGGAGGCGGAGACTTTCAGCCTTTTAGTATGCAAGGGCAGACTTCCAACGAAAAGACGCCGCAGGAGAATGGTCGCGGCAGTGGCTCGCCGGCGCCAGCGGAGAACAGCAGTAGCAACAGCTCCACTTTGTATCATGACAACGACAACCCCAAGACCAAGAAGCAGCGGCAGGCCCTGCTGCAGCGGAACCTCACcgaacagcaacagcagcagcagcagcaccgtcagcagcaggaggatGAACCTACCAAGAAGCCCACGCCGCCCAGCATGCCGCCACCGAGTCCgcagagcaacagcagcagcagtagctcAAGCAGCTCCAGCGCCAACTCTCacagcagtcgcagcagtCAGGCGAGCCAGGACAATCGAAAGGAGCCCAAGGCGGAGGGTCATAGCCAGAACAAGACCACCACAGACACACCAGCATCACCAGCTTTAGTCGAACAGGGTGACATTGATGCGAAGCCAGCGGTGAGTGTGCACGAGtgcgatgaggaggaggaaccagcggaaccaaacaaaaaatcgcCAGCGCCAGCAGCTGTTCCACCCATCATAGAACCCGATGTGACCAAGAAACCCTCCCCTTCCGAACCCTGTCCCTTTGGCGAAGTGGAGGATAAGCTGGAGGAAATGTTTGCCGGCATCGAGGAGGAGTCTGAAACCATTTGCACACCCGAAAAGCAAACAGACGAGACTGTCAACCATGACTTAAGCGCGCAGCTGGCTCTGGACAGCGCCAAGCCGGATGAGGCGCCAGCGGAAAAGGTGGAAGccagcacagcagcagcagctgccccGCCTGAGATACGGCCCATGGCCACCAAGGCGGCCATGAAGTCAACAATGCCCAGTCCCGTGCACAGTCCCGCGCCACAAGCCCGAAGCTCCACCTCGACGCCTCTGACAGTGGCGGAGGAGAGTAAAGACAAcactcctgctgctgctcctccaacAAAGGCCCCCCCATCCCGGCGACTGCCTCCCCGAAGGCTATCTATGGGCATGGATGCCTCCTTGCTGCGTTTTATGATTGACGACTCGCCGCCAGCCAAGAAGCCGGGACGCAAAAAGAAAGCAGTACTGGACGACGAAGAGGATGATGACAAGCCCAGCACTTCAgcagcggctgcggcggccCTAGCAGCTCGTCAGCTAAGCGAGGCGGCAGCTGCTCCAAAGGGAAAGGCTGCAGGTGGGGCCAAGAAAAAGAATGCTGCAGGCAAGGGCAAAAAAGGAGCAGCGGCGGCAACGAAAGCCAATGCTAAGAATGCCAAGCAGAATGGGAAAAAGTCCGGGAAGAAGCCAGCAATCACCACCGATGAGGATAGCACTCCGGCTCCGACAAACGGCGGTGGAGGCAGTGCATCAGGTCCCGCCGAGTTGAGATTCAAGTCGCCCTTCATCCTCATCAAGCCGGACGGCAGTGTGAGCATCAAGAACACTCACAGTGCCGAGGATGTCAACGAGAAGCAAACCAAGGTAAAGAAGGCGCCGCACGAACGCAAGAACCTGCGAGGCATGCACAGCTCCACGCTGAGCAACCGCTATGATGCGGACACCACCGACTCCACCTGGATTTGTGTGTTTTGCAAGCGGGGTCCACACAAGCTTGGCCTAGGGGATCTCTTTGGTCCGTATCTGGTGACCAGCGATTGCGAGGAGTATCGAGCGGCCTTGCAGGCACCTGGTGTCCAGGATGTGGACGGACTGTTCGTAAGCAAGCGGCGACGGGAGGATATGGTAAAGATGCAGGAGAGAAACCTACCCGTGGTGCCCGCCACTCTAGGTCACATCATGCAGGCGCCCAAAATCAGCATGGTAAGGAAGCGGAAGCAGACGCACGACAGCACCATGTCCTACAGCGACGATCCCAACGACTCGCGCTCCCTCTGCTCCTCTGTGGATCCGCTGGACTGCAGTCACGAGTCCAAGTTTGTGGAAACTTTCCGTGGGATGGGCAAGACCTCGGAGCATGGCTATGAAGTGTGGCTGCACGAGGATTGCGCCGTGTGGAGCAATGACATTCAGCTGATTGGAGCCCATGTCAATGGTCTAGATGCGGCGGTGTGGGACAGCACGCGGTACCAGTGTGTTCTGTGCCAGCAAACGGGAGCCAGTGTGTGCTGTTTCCAGCGAAGCTGCAAGGCGGCTGCCCATGTGCCATGCGCGAGATCAGCCAACTGGAGTTTGAGAGAGGAGGATCGCAAGGTCTATTGCCAGCTGCACAGCGACAATCCGGAATCTGGAGCCACGGAACCCCTGAAAATGGAGCCCCTAATGCCAGCTGTGACGGCCCCAGCTCCTGCACCTGCACCGCCGCCCGCGTTCAACGTTCACTCGCTTCCCTGA
- the LOC108072998 gene encoding uncharacterized protein CG5098 isoform X2 translates to MANNNHPHPGHLSQAAQNPSWNPLQIPSYIPRQPQLAHMSNERPGMVRSPLAWHGSVSAQQPPPPPPPDAIYNFMSANHKNLDHHHQMNPLLAPPYSGTLPFDSMDLSLQSARSAAQPLAKQPPSQQQQQSLMHAPNYPSIAQHQQQQQGHLAAMAAAHASLLQSSGSTSMSNGGVCESLLPPPPPTSSASGNSSNHAGSNSSSSSGSNNNIPSPQYMHSRDENFKLAQLKRSFDHEHLSGKALQKDKDCGGYPGAGTASKLPTHSVQQQQHANKKPSPLRNYHQQQPPYNLTPKYNGPQTPPTPQSPLAAPPPAMDYNQLHLHQHHHQLNSSGGGNGSYHNLQSDQHLHYHNQHVASQGTAQPPPLLPPHLASAQFHDAPPQLPSQQQQQTHHSRNAHLTNLETLGVKHKPEAEEPTPVITDLSYRNPEADKPTANSLPDAPESPYLTTSNEESLESNSNSSNSRKRRKRKSSMVMRVTPNENAPEGSNTKQQQQQPLVHQGNSCSPKRSPKNGGGDFQPFSMQGQTSNEKTPQENGRGSGSPAPAENSSSNSSTLYHDNDNPKTKKQRQALLQRNLTEQQQQQQQHRQQQEDEPTKKPTPPSMPPPSPQSNSSSSSSSSSSANSHSSRSSQASQDNRKEPKAEGHSQNKTTTDTPASPALVEQGDIDAKPAVSVHECDEEEEPAEPNKKSPAPAAVPPIIEPDVTKKPSPSEPCPFGEVEDKLEEMFAGIEEESETICTPEKQTDETVNHDLSAQLALDSAKPDEAPAEKVEASTAAAAAPPEIRPMATKAAMKSTMPSPVHSPAPQARSSTSTPLTVAEESKDNTPAAAPPTKAPPSRRLPPRRLSMGMDASLLRFMIDDSPPAKKPGRKKKAVLDDEEDDDKPSTSAAAAAALAARQLSEAAAAPKGKAAGGAKKKNAAGKGKKGAAAATKANAKNAKQNGKKSGKKPAITTDEDSTPAPTNGGGGSASGPAELRFKSPFILIKPDGSVSIKNTHSAEDVNEKQTKVKKAPHERKNLRGMHSSTLSNRYDADTTDSTWICVFCKRGPHKLGLGDLFGPYLVTSDCEEYRAALQAPGVQDVDGLFVSKRRREDMVKMQERNLPVVPATLGHIMQAPKISMVRKRKQTHDSTMSYSDDPNDSRSLCSSVDPLDCSHESKFVETFRGMGKTSEHGYEVWLHEDCAVWSNDIQLIGAHVNGLDAAVWDSTRYQCVLCQQTGASVCCFQRSCKAAAHVPCARSANWSLREEDRKVYCQLHSDNPESGATEPLKMEPLMPAVTAPAPAPAPPPAFNVHSLP, encoded by the exons TCAGATGAATCCTTTGCTGGCACCGCCTTACTCAGGAACATTGCCTTTCGACTCCATGGACCTGTCATTGCAGTCCGCCCGCAGTGCGGCCCAACCGCTGGCCAAGCAGCCgcccagccagcagcagcagcaatcgctGATGCATGCCCCCAATTATCCATCAAT CgcacagcatcagcagcagcaacagggtCACCTGGCAGCCATGGCTGCTGCCCATGCCAGTCTTCTGCAGTCGAGTGGATCCACTAGCATGAGCAATGGAGGCGTTTGCGAGTCCCTgctgccgccaccgccgcctaCAAGTAGTGCCTCGGGAAATAGCAGCAATCATGCggggagcaacagcagcagcagcagtgggagcaacaacaacatacCCAGCCCGCAGTATATGCATTCTCGCGATGAAAACTTCAAGCTGGCACAGCTAAAGCGCAGCTTTGACCACGAACACCTCTCGGGAAAGGCTCTGCAGAAGGACAAGGACTGCGGAGGCTACCCTGGAGCGGGAACAGCCAGCAAACTGCCCACGCACAGtgtacagcagcagcaacatgccAATAAGAAAC CCTCACCCCTACGCAActatcaccagcagcagccgccctACAACCTCACACCCAAATACAATGGACCACAGACGCCGCCCACTCCTCAATCGCCTCTGGCTGCCCCGCCGCCCGCCATGGACTACAATCAGCTGCATctgcatcagcatcatcaccAACTCAACAGCTCGGGCGGAGGCAATGGCAGCTATCATAACCTGCAGTCGGATCAACACTTGCACTACCACAATCAGCATGTGGCCAGCCAAGGAACAGCTCAGCCACCGCCACTCCTGCCACCGCACTTGGCCAGCGCCCAGTTCCATGATGCCCCGCCACAGCTGccaagccagcagcagcagcagacgcaTCATTCCCGCAATGCTCACCTCACGAATCTCGAAACCTTGGGTGTCAAGCACAAGCCAGAGGCCGAGGAGCCCACGCCTGTCATCACCGATCTGTCGTACCGGAATCCCGAGGCAGATAAGCCCACAGCCAACTCATTGCCAGATGCCCCGGAGTCGCCCTACCTGACCACCTCGAATGAGGAGTCCTTGGAGTCCAATAGCAACAGTAGCAATAGTCGAAAGCGGCGCAAAAGGAAATCCAGCATGGTCATGCGGGTGACGCCAAACGAAAATGCACCCGAAGGAAGCAAcaccaagcagcagcagcagcagcctctgGTTCACCAGGGCAATAGCTGTAGTCCCAAAAGGTCACCCAAGAACGGAGGCGGAGACTTTCAGCCTTTTAGTATGCAAGGGCAGACTTCCAACGAAAAGACGCCGCAGGAGAATGGTCGCGGCAGTGGCTCGCCGGCGCCAGCGGAGAACAGCAGTAGCAACAGCTCCACTTTGTATCATGACAACGACAACCCCAAGACCAAGAAGCAGCGGCAGGCCCTGCTGCAGCGGAACCTCACcgaacagcaacagcagcagcagcagcaccgtcagcagcaggaggatGAACCTACCAAGAAGCCCACGCCGCCCAGCATGCCGCCACCGAGTCCgcagagcaacagcagcagcagtagctcAAGCAGCTCCAGCGCCAACTCTCacagcagtcgcagcagtCAGGCGAGCCAGGACAATCGAAAGGAGCCCAAGGCGGAGGGTCATAGCCAGAACAAGACCACCACAGACACACCAGCATCACCAGCTTTAGTCGAACAGGGTGACATTGATGCGAAGCCAGCGGTGAGTGTGCACGAGtgcgatgaggaggaggaaccagcggaaccaaacaaaaaatcgcCAGCGCCAGCAGCTGTTCCACCCATCATAGAACCCGATGTGACCAAGAAACCCTCCCCTTCCGAACCCTGTCCCTTTGGCGAAGTGGAGGATAAGCTGGAGGAAATGTTTGCCGGCATCGAGGAGGAGTCTGAAACCATTTGCACACCCGAAAAGCAAACAGACGAGACTGTCAACCATGACTTAAGCGCGCAGCTGGCTCTGGACAGCGCCAAGCCGGATGAGGCGCCAGCGGAAAAGGTGGAAGccagcacagcagcagcagctgccccGCCTGAGATACGGCCCATGGCCACCAAGGCGGCCATGAAGTCAACAATGCCCAGTCCCGTGCACAGTCCCGCGCCACAAGCCCGAAGCTCCACCTCGACGCCTCTGACAGTGGCGGAGGAGAGTAAAGACAAcactcctgctgctgctcctccaacAAAGGCCCCCCCATCCCGGCGACTGCCTCCCCGAAGGCTATCTATGGGCATGGATGCCTCCTTGCTGCGTTTTATGATTGACGACTCGCCGCCAGCCAAGAAGCCGGGACGCAAAAAGAAAGCAGTACTGGACGACGAAGAGGATGATGACAAGCCCAGCACTTCAgcagcggctgcggcggccCTAGCAGCTCGTCAGCTAAGCGAGGCGGCAGCTGCTCCAAAGGGAAAGGCTGCAGGTGGGGCCAAGAAAAAGAATGCTGCAGGCAAGGGCAAAAAAGGAGCAGCGGCGGCAACGAAAGCCAATGCTAAGAATGCCAAGCAGAATGGGAAAAAGTCCGGGAAGAAGCCAGCAATCACCACCGATGAGGATAGCACTCCGGCTCCGACAAACGGCGGTGGAGGCAGTGCATCAGGTCCCGCCGAGTTGAGATTCAAGTCGCCCTTCATCCTCATCAAGCCGGACGGCAGTGTGAGCATCAAGAACACTCACAGTGCCGAGGATGTCAACGAGAAGCAAACCAAGGTAAAGAAGGCGCCGCACGAACGCAAGAACCTGCGAGGCATGCACAGCTCCACGCTGAGCAACCGCTATGATGCGGACACCACCGACTCCACCTGGATTTGTGTGTTTTGCAAGCGGGGTCCACACAAGCTTGGCCTAGGGGATCTCTTTGGTCCGTATCTGGTGACCAGCGATTGCGAGGAGTATCGAGCGGCCTTGCAGGCACCTGGTGTCCAGGATGTGGACGGACTGTTCGTAAGCAAGCGGCGACGGGAGGATATGGTAAAGATGCAGGAGAGAAACCTACCCGTGGTGCCCGCCACTCTAGGTCACATCATGCAGGCGCCCAAAATCAGCATGGTAAGGAAGCGGAAGCAGACGCACGACAGCACCATGTCCTACAGCGACGATCCCAACGACTCGCGCTCCCTCTGCTCCTCTGTGGATCCGCTGGACTGCAGTCACGAGTCCAAGTTTGTGGAAACTTTCCGTGGGATGGGCAAGACCTCGGAGCATGGCTATGAAGTGTGGCTGCACGAGGATTGCGCCGTGTGGAGCAATGACATTCAGCTGATTGGAGCCCATGTCAATGGTCTAGATGCGGCGGTGTGGGACAGCACGCGGTACCAGTGTGTTCTGTGCCAGCAAACGGGAGCCAGTGTGTGCTGTTTCCAGCGAAGCTGCAAGGCGGCTGCCCATGTGCCATGCGCGAGATCAGCCAACTGGAGTTTGAGAGAGGAGGATCGCAAGGTCTATTGCCAGCTGCACAGCGACAATCCGGAATCTGGAGCCACGGAACCCCTGAAAATGGAGCCCCTAATGCCAGCTGTGACGGCCCCAGCTCCTGCACCTGCACCGCCGCCCGCGTTCAACGTTCACTCGCTTCCCTGA
- the LOC108072998 gene encoding uncharacterized protein CG5098 isoform X1 yields MANNNHPHPGHLSQAAQNPSWNPLQIPSYIPRQPQLAHMSNERPGMVRSPLAWHGSVSAQQPPPPPPPDAIYNFMSANHKNLDHHHQMNPLLAPPYSGTLPFDSMDLSLQSARSAAQPLAKQPPSQQQQQSLMHAPNYPSIQNLTTNASPNSAQHQQQQQGHLAAMAAAHASLLQSSGSTSMSNGGVCESLLPPPPPTSSASGNSSNHAGSNSSSSSGSNNNIPSPQYMHSRDENFKLAQLKRSFDHEHLSGKALQKDKDCGGYPGAGTASKLPTHSVQQQQHANKKPSPLRNYHQQQPPYNLTPKYNGPQTPPTPQSPLAAPPPAMDYNQLHLHQHHHQLNSSGGGNGSYHNLQSDQHLHYHNQHVASQGTAQPPPLLPPHLASAQFHDAPPQLPSQQQQQTHHSRNAHLTNLETLGVKHKPEAEEPTPVITDLSYRNPEADKPTANSLPDAPESPYLTTSNEESLESNSNSSNSRKRRKRKSSMVMRVTPNENAPEGSNTKQQQQQPLVHQGNSCSPKRSPKNGGGDFQPFSMQGQTSNEKTPQENGRGSGSPAPAENSSSNSSTLYHDNDNPKTKKQRQALLQRNLTEQQQQQQQHRQQQEDEPTKKPTPPSMPPPSPQSNSSSSSSSSSSANSHSSRSSQASQDNRKEPKAEGHSQNKTTTDTPASPALVEQGDIDAKPAVSVHECDEEEEPAEPNKKSPAPAAVPPIIEPDVTKKPSPSEPCPFGEVEDKLEEMFAGIEEESETICTPEKQTDETVNHDLSAQLALDSAKPDEAPAEKVEASTAAAAAPPEIRPMATKAAMKSTMPSPVHSPAPQARSSTSTPLTVAEESKDNTPAAAPPTKAPPSRRLPPRRLSMGMDASLLRFMIDDSPPAKKPGRKKKAVLDDEEDDDKPSTSAAAAAALAARQLSEAAAAPKGKAAGGAKKKNAAGKGKKGAAAATKANAKNAKQNGKKSGKKPAITTDEDSTPAPTNGGGGSASGPAELRFKSPFILIKPDGSVSIKNTHSAEDVNEKQTKVKKAPHERKNLRGMHSSTLSNRYDADTTDSTWICVFCKRGPHKLGLGDLFGPYLVTSDCEEYRAALQAPGVQDVDGLFVSKRRREDMVKMQERNLPVVPATLGHIMQAPKISMVRKRKQTHDSTMSYSDDPNDSRSLCSSVDPLDCSHESKFVETFRGMGKTSEHGYEVWLHEDCAVWSNDIQLIGAHVNGLDAAVWDSTRYQCVLCQQTGASVCCFQRSCKAAAHVPCARSANWSLREEDRKVYCQLHSDNPESGATEPLKMEPLMPAVTAPAPAPAPPPAFNVHSLP; encoded by the exons TCAGATGAATCCTTTGCTGGCACCGCCTTACTCAGGAACATTGCCTTTCGACTCCATGGACCTGTCATTGCAGTCCGCCCGCAGTGCGGCCCAACCGCTGGCCAAGCAGCCgcccagccagcagcagcagcaatcgctGATGCATGCCCCCAATTATCCATCAAT TCAAAATCTCACAACCAACGCCTCGCCCAACAGCgcacagcatcagcagcagcaacagggtCACCTGGCAGCCATGGCTGCTGCCCATGCCAGTCTTCTGCAGTCGAGTGGATCCACTAGCATGAGCAATGGAGGCGTTTGCGAGTCCCTgctgccgccaccgccgcctaCAAGTAGTGCCTCGGGAAATAGCAGCAATCATGCggggagcaacagcagcagcagcagtgggagcaacaacaacatacCCAGCCCGCAGTATATGCATTCTCGCGATGAAAACTTCAAGCTGGCACAGCTAAAGCGCAGCTTTGACCACGAACACCTCTCGGGAAAGGCTCTGCAGAAGGACAAGGACTGCGGAGGCTACCCTGGAGCGGGAACAGCCAGCAAACTGCCCACGCACAGtgtacagcagcagcaacatgccAATAAGAAAC CCTCACCCCTACGCAActatcaccagcagcagccgccctACAACCTCACACCCAAATACAATGGACCACAGACGCCGCCCACTCCTCAATCGCCTCTGGCTGCCCCGCCGCCCGCCATGGACTACAATCAGCTGCATctgcatcagcatcatcaccAACTCAACAGCTCGGGCGGAGGCAATGGCAGCTATCATAACCTGCAGTCGGATCAACACTTGCACTACCACAATCAGCATGTGGCCAGCCAAGGAACAGCTCAGCCACCGCCACTCCTGCCACCGCACTTGGCCAGCGCCCAGTTCCATGATGCCCCGCCACAGCTGccaagccagcagcagcagcagacgcaTCATTCCCGCAATGCTCACCTCACGAATCTCGAAACCTTGGGTGTCAAGCACAAGCCAGAGGCCGAGGAGCCCACGCCTGTCATCACCGATCTGTCGTACCGGAATCCCGAGGCAGATAAGCCCACAGCCAACTCATTGCCAGATGCCCCGGAGTCGCCCTACCTGACCACCTCGAATGAGGAGTCCTTGGAGTCCAATAGCAACAGTAGCAATAGTCGAAAGCGGCGCAAAAGGAAATCCAGCATGGTCATGCGGGTGACGCCAAACGAAAATGCACCCGAAGGAAGCAAcaccaagcagcagcagcagcagcctctgGTTCACCAGGGCAATAGCTGTAGTCCCAAAAGGTCACCCAAGAACGGAGGCGGAGACTTTCAGCCTTTTAGTATGCAAGGGCAGACTTCCAACGAAAAGACGCCGCAGGAGAATGGTCGCGGCAGTGGCTCGCCGGCGCCAGCGGAGAACAGCAGTAGCAACAGCTCCACTTTGTATCATGACAACGACAACCCCAAGACCAAGAAGCAGCGGCAGGCCCTGCTGCAGCGGAACCTCACcgaacagcaacagcagcagcagcagcaccgtcagcagcaggaggatGAACCTACCAAGAAGCCCACGCCGCCCAGCATGCCGCCACCGAGTCCgcagagcaacagcagcagcagtagctcAAGCAGCTCCAGCGCCAACTCTCacagcagtcgcagcagtCAGGCGAGCCAGGACAATCGAAAGGAGCCCAAGGCGGAGGGTCATAGCCAGAACAAGACCACCACAGACACACCAGCATCACCAGCTTTAGTCGAACAGGGTGACATTGATGCGAAGCCAGCGGTGAGTGTGCACGAGtgcgatgaggaggaggaaccagcggaaccaaacaaaaaatcgcCAGCGCCAGCAGCTGTTCCACCCATCATAGAACCCGATGTGACCAAGAAACCCTCCCCTTCCGAACCCTGTCCCTTTGGCGAAGTGGAGGATAAGCTGGAGGAAATGTTTGCCGGCATCGAGGAGGAGTCTGAAACCATTTGCACACCCGAAAAGCAAACAGACGAGACTGTCAACCATGACTTAAGCGCGCAGCTGGCTCTGGACAGCGCCAAGCCGGATGAGGCGCCAGCGGAAAAGGTGGAAGccagcacagcagcagcagctgccccGCCTGAGATACGGCCCATGGCCACCAAGGCGGCCATGAAGTCAACAATGCCCAGTCCCGTGCACAGTCCCGCGCCACAAGCCCGAAGCTCCACCTCGACGCCTCTGACAGTGGCGGAGGAGAGTAAAGACAAcactcctgctgctgctcctccaacAAAGGCCCCCCCATCCCGGCGACTGCCTCCCCGAAGGCTATCTATGGGCATGGATGCCTCCTTGCTGCGTTTTATGATTGACGACTCGCCGCCAGCCAAGAAGCCGGGACGCAAAAAGAAAGCAGTACTGGACGACGAAGAGGATGATGACAAGCCCAGCACTTCAgcagcggctgcggcggccCTAGCAGCTCGTCAGCTAAGCGAGGCGGCAGCTGCTCCAAAGGGAAAGGCTGCAGGTGGGGCCAAGAAAAAGAATGCTGCAGGCAAGGGCAAAAAAGGAGCAGCGGCGGCAACGAAAGCCAATGCTAAGAATGCCAAGCAGAATGGGAAAAAGTCCGGGAAGAAGCCAGCAATCACCACCGATGAGGATAGCACTCCGGCTCCGACAAACGGCGGTGGAGGCAGTGCATCAGGTCCCGCCGAGTTGAGATTCAAGTCGCCCTTCATCCTCATCAAGCCGGACGGCAGTGTGAGCATCAAGAACACTCACAGTGCCGAGGATGTCAACGAGAAGCAAACCAAGGTAAAGAAGGCGCCGCACGAACGCAAGAACCTGCGAGGCATGCACAGCTCCACGCTGAGCAACCGCTATGATGCGGACACCACCGACTCCACCTGGATTTGTGTGTTTTGCAAGCGGGGTCCACACAAGCTTGGCCTAGGGGATCTCTTTGGTCCGTATCTGGTGACCAGCGATTGCGAGGAGTATCGAGCGGCCTTGCAGGCACCTGGTGTCCAGGATGTGGACGGACTGTTCGTAAGCAAGCGGCGACGGGAGGATATGGTAAAGATGCAGGAGAGAAACCTACCCGTGGTGCCCGCCACTCTAGGTCACATCATGCAGGCGCCCAAAATCAGCATGGTAAGGAAGCGGAAGCAGACGCACGACAGCACCATGTCCTACAGCGACGATCCCAACGACTCGCGCTCCCTCTGCTCCTCTGTGGATCCGCTGGACTGCAGTCACGAGTCCAAGTTTGTGGAAACTTTCCGTGGGATGGGCAAGACCTCGGAGCATGGCTATGAAGTGTGGCTGCACGAGGATTGCGCCGTGTGGAGCAATGACATTCAGCTGATTGGAGCCCATGTCAATGGTCTAGATGCGGCGGTGTGGGACAGCACGCGGTACCAGTGTGTTCTGTGCCAGCAAACGGGAGCCAGTGTGTGCTGTTTCCAGCGAAGCTGCAAGGCGGCTGCCCATGTGCCATGCGCGAGATCAGCCAACTGGAGTTTGAGAGAGGAGGATCGCAAGGTCTATTGCCAGCTGCACAGCGACAATCCGGAATCTGGAGCCACGGAACCCCTGAAAATGGAGCCCCTAATGCCAGCTGTGACGGCCCCAGCTCCTGCACCTGCACCGCCGCCCGCGTTCAACGTTCACTCGCTTCCCTGA